A stretch of the Arachis stenosperma cultivar V10309 chromosome 6, arast.V10309.gnm1.PFL2, whole genome shotgun sequence genome encodes the following:
- the LOC130935592 gene encoding bZIP transcription factor TGA10-like isoform X4, which yields MGSSVKSSNQGSTQLEPLQQQHHHHHRHHHHQIQQEHQISFGMMQSPSSSSSIIPGNLLNKDSGGSGAYDLGELDQALFLYLDGQADPSNTLHQDQRQKSSSSGMRPHTLNIFPSQPMHVHPSSSNSKASMELVSASKNEPASATAPPPQPPKPVKQRDSNRKGPTSSSEQEGPKTPDPKTLRRLAQNREAARKSRLRKKAYVQQLESSRIRLNQIEQELQRARSQGIFFGGSGVMGGEQGLGVGINGISTEAAMFDVEYARWLEEHHRLVCELRAAVQEHLPENELRLFVDNCLAHYDQVMNLKGLVARSDVFHLVSGMWKTPAERCFMWIGGFRPSELIKIMVSQIEPLTEQQILGICGLQQSTQEAEEALSQGLEALNQSLLNTITSDSLSSPPVMATYMGQMALAMNKLATLEDFVKQIIYGSKRCTGCMRS from the exons ATGGGTTCGAGTGTTAAGAGCAGCAACCAAGGAAGCACTCAACTTGAACCACTTCAAcaacaacatcatcatcatcatcgtcatcatcatcatcaaatacAGCAAGAGCACCAAATCTCTTTCGGGATGATGCAATCTCCTTCCTCATCATCCTCTATCATCCCGGGAAACTTGTT AAACAAGGATTCAGGTGGTAGTGGAGCTTATGATTTGGGTGAACTGGACCAAGCCCTTTTTCTCTACCTCGATGGACAAGCCGATCCCTCAAATACTCTTCATCAAGACCAAAGAC AGAAGTCATCATCATCCGGAATGAGGCCTCATACGCTCAACATTTTCCCCTCTCAGCCTATGCACGTTCACCCATCATCATCCAATTCCAAGGCAAGTATGGAGTTAGTTTCTGCTTCCAAGAACGAACCCGCTTCTGCCACTGCTCCTCCTCCTCAACCACCTAAACCTGTCAAG CAGCGTGACAGTAACCGCAAGGGTCCGACCTCAAGTTCCGAACAAGAAGGACCCAAAACACCAGACCCCAAg ACACTGAGACGACTTGCTCAGAATAGAGAGGCAGCTCGCAAAAGCAGGCTTAGGAAAAAG GCATATGTTCAGCAGCTAGAATCCAGTAGGATTAGGCTTAATCAGATTGAGCAAGAGCTACAGCGTGCTAGATCTCAA GGCATATTCTTCGGTGGAAGTGGAGTTATGGGTGGAGAACAAGGTCTTGGTGTGGGTATTAATGGCATAAGCACAG AGGCTGCAATGTTTGACGTAGAATATGCTAGATGGCTAGAGGAGCACCACCGCCTAGTGTGCGAGCTGAGGGCGGCGGTGCAAGAACACCTACCTGAGAACGAGCTCAGACTCTTTGTGGACAATTGCTTGGCGCATTACGACCAAGTTATGAACCTCAAGGGTTTAGTGGCCAGATCCGACGTCTTCCACCTTGTTTCCGGCATGTGGAAGACGCCGGCTGAGCGTTGCTTTATGTGGATCGGTGGATTCAGGCCCTCAGAACTCATTAAG ATTATGGTGAGTCAAATAGAGCCTCTGACGGAGCAACAAATACTTGGGATATGCGGGTTGCAACAATCAACACAAGAGGCAGAAGAGGCTCTTTCCCAAGGCCTTGAGGCTCTCAATCAATCTCTCCTGAACACTATCACATCAGATTCTTTGAGCTCTCCTCCTGTTATGGCTACCTACATGGGACAGATGGCTCTCGCCATGAACAAGCTCGCTACTCTTGAAGATTTCGTCAAACAG